A genome region from Panicum virgatum strain AP13 chromosome 4K, P.virgatum_v5, whole genome shotgun sequence includes the following:
- the LOC120703670 gene encoding probable transcription factor GLK1, translating into MLVVAVSSPVRCADVEECRGSAVMEMEEIGPVSDDLDFNFTVDEIDFGDFFLRLEDGDALPDLEVDPGEIFTDFEAITTGSDGVMDQEVPSVQPLADAVQLDAVDPCSSVLGEENTTLVDVEEEKGEYYCNHAEDVVAGTNGNFGGGGGTVLAEEKSPSSTTSSSREAESRHKSTTKHSQGKKKAKVDWTPELHRRFVQAVEQLGIDKAVPSRILEIMGIDSLTRHNIASHLQKYRSHRKHMLAREAEAASWTQRRQMYAAGGAPAAAKRPDYSNAWTVPTIGFPPPPPLPPPPHPMQHFGRPLHVWGHPTPGVESPRVPMWPRHLVPRASTPPWAPPPSDPAFWHHPYMRGPAHMPGQVAPCVAVPMPAARFPAPPVRGVLPCPPPMYRPLVPPALGSKSQQDTQLQLQIQPSSESIDAAIGDVLSKPWLPLPLGLKPPSVDSVMGELQRQGVADVPPACG; encoded by the exons ATGCTTGTGGTTGCGGTGTCGTCGCCGGTGAGGTGTGCCGATGTGGAGGAGTGCCGTGGAAGCGCCGTCATGGAGATGGAGGAGATTGGGCCGGTGTCGGACGACCTGGATTTCAACTTCACGGTCGATGAGATAGACTTCGGGGACTTCTTCCTCAGACTAGAAGATGGAGATGCGCTGCCGGACCTTGAAGTCGATCCTGGCGAGATCTTCACCGACTTCGAGGCAATCACCACCGGCAGCGATGGTGTCATGGACCAGGAGGTGCCCAGCGTCCAGCCCTTAGCAGATGCGGTGCAGTTAGATGCTGTAGATCCATGCAGTAGTGTTCTTGGCGAAGAGAATACGACCCTCGTCGATGtggaagaagagaaaggagaGTACTACTGCAACCATGCTGAGGATGTGGTAGCCGGGACTAATGGTAACTTTGGGGGAGGCGGTGGAACCGTGTTGGCTGAGGAGAAGTCGCCGTCTTCTACGACATCGTCATCGCGGGAGGCTGAGAGCCGGCACAAGTCTACCACCAAGCACTCGCAAGGGAAGAAGAAAGCAAAG GTGGATTGGACGCCAGAACTCCACCGGAGATTTGTTCAAGCGGTAGAGCAGCTGGGCATTGACAAGGCAGTGCCGTCGAGGATACTCGAGATCATGGGGATCGACTCCCTCACGCGGCATAATATAGCGAGTCATTTGCAG AAGTACCGGTCTCACAGGAAGCACATGCTAGCAAGGGAGGCGGAGGCAGCGAGCTGGACCCAGCGACGGCAGATGTACGCTGCCGGGGGAGCCCCTGCCGCCGCGAAAAGACCCGATTATTCCAACGCATGGACTGTGCCAACCATTggcttccctcctcctcctcctctgccacctcctcctcatccgATGCAGCACTTCGGAAGACCGTTGCACGTCTGGGGCCACCCAACCCCTGGGGTGGAGTCGCCCCGCGTGCCAATGTGGCCACGGCACCTCGTCCCGCgtgcctcgacgccgccgtgggcTCCTCCACCGTCTGACCCGGCGTTCTGGCACCACCCTTACATGAGG GGGCCTGCACACATGCCGGGCCAGGTGGCTCCCTGCGTGGCAGTGCCAATGCCAGCCGCG CGATTTCCTGCTCCACCGGTGAGGGGTGTTTTGCCATGTCCACCTCCAATGTACAGACCTCTCGTTCCCCCAGCACTAGGAAGCAAGAGTCAGCAAGATACGCAGCTCCAGCTACAGATACAGCCA TCAAGTGAGAGCATAGATGCAGCGATCGGTGATGTTTTATCGAAACCATGGCTGCCACTGCCCCTTGGCCTGAAGCCACCTTCAGTAGACAGTGTCATGGGCGAGTTGCAGAGGCAAGGTGTAGCAGATGTTCCTCCAGCTTGTGGATGA